One window from the genome of Parasteatoda tepidariorum isolate YZ-2023 chromosome 8, CAS_Ptep_4.0, whole genome shotgun sequence encodes:
- the LOC139426175 gene encoding uncharacterized protein, with the protein MRSLIENLSICDLPSQSVEHLLISPWTISQYQFDCQFVAYNKAQVSPIIFQQLFTSHRHQFSQYAPVFTDGSKSPGHVGCGVVIADATYNFKIPDICSIFTAEAVAILLALRLISSLPTRKYCIYSDSLSVLRQLGHFEESTHPILNFIHHLLNSFHKNGFDILFCWVPSHVGIPGNDLADVAARSATNPFSLSIPYQDIKTHVRQLTKSLWLQQWDLQINNKLRAIKIDLDPLPVLRNRRADVKLTRLRIGHTRLTHLHLLFDEPSPHCNTCNVLLTIHHILIYCPCFRHRLTFFGSCDNFMVVPF; encoded by the coding sequence ATGCGATCACTTATTGAAAATTTGTCTATTTGTGATTTGCCATCACAATCAGTTGAGCATTTGCTTATTTCACCATGGACCATCTCACAATACCAGTTTGATTGTCAGTTTGTTGCTTATAATAAGGCTCAAGTGTCTCCTATTATATTTCAGCAACTTTTCACTTCCCATCGTCATCAGTTTTCTCAATACGCCCCTGTATTTACAGATGGCTCAAAATCTCCAGGACATGTCGGTTGTGGCGTCGTCATTGCTGATGCCacgtacaattttaaaatcccagatatttgttcaattttcaCTGCCGAAGCTGTAGCTATTCTTTTAGCTCTGCGATTGATCTCATCACTGCCTACtcgaaaatattgcatttattcaGATAGTTTGAGCGTGTTGCGCCAATTGGGACATTTCGAAGAATCGACTcacccaattttaaattttatacatcatctgttaaattcttttcataaaaatgggtttgatattttattttgttgggtCCCAAGTCATGTCGGAATTCCGGGCAATGACTTGGCCGATGTTGCCGCACGATCTGCTACAAACCCTTTCTCTCTGTCTATACCATACCAAGATATAAAAACACACGTACGACAGCTTACAAAGTCTCTATGGTTGCAGCAGTGGGATctccaaattaataataaattgcgcgctataaaaattgatttagatCCATTGCCTGTGCTACGTAATCGTAGGGCAGACGTCAAACTTACTCGTCTTCGAATTGGCCACACTCGATTGACCCACCTTCACTTGCTGTTTGATGAACCCTCTCCTCACTGCAATACTTGCAACGTTTTACTCACAATccatcacattttaatttattgcccATGTTTCCGTCATCGTTTAACCTTTTTTGGTTCCTGTGACAATTTTATGGTAGTTCCATTTTAA